Proteins encoded within one genomic window of Flavobacterium sp. NG2:
- the tilS gene encoding tRNA lysidine(34) synthetase TilS, whose translation MLKKIKLHLEQRLSFLKGKKLLLATSGGLDSMVMLHVFQQLGYEIAIAHCNFQLRGLESFGDQSFIQEYAQEYQIPIYVTQFDTTAFAKDYKLSTQVAARELRYNWFYELLGTENYDYILTAHHADDNLETFLINLSRGTGLDGLTGIPEQNNEIIRPFLTVSREDILAFAKENNINWREDSSNASDKYLRNKIRHDLVPLLKELNPHFMEAFSKTQTYLQDAAGMVEDASIMVYQQVVTQDEDLIYIDLKQLLRLPNYQSYLYQWLKEFGFTAWEDIYDLVESVSGKQIFSSLFRLLKDRDQLILSPIEREDEEDYYEIQRETTDVNVPLKLSICKVDSISNPSNTSIFVDEDLLQFPLVLQKWNEGDIFQPFGMNGKSKKVSKLFKDEKLSLVEKESVWILWSGETIVWVIGLRQDERFKVLATTKNILKIQLQ comes from the coding sequence TCTTGACAGTATGGTCATGTTGCATGTTTTTCAGCAATTGGGATATGAAATAGCCATTGCGCATTGTAATTTTCAATTGCGAGGATTGGAGAGTTTTGGGGATCAAAGTTTTATTCAAGAATACGCCCAGGAATATCAAATTCCCATTTATGTAACACAGTTTGATACTACGGCTTTTGCCAAAGATTACAAACTTTCGACTCAAGTCGCCGCTAGAGAGTTGCGCTATAATTGGTTTTACGAATTATTAGGAACCGAAAATTACGACTACATTCTCACAGCACATCATGCTGATGATAATCTGGAAACCTTTTTAATTAACTTGAGTCGTGGAACGGGATTAGACGGTTTGACTGGGATTCCAGAGCAAAATAATGAAATTATTAGACCATTCTTAACTGTTTCTCGTGAGGATATTTTGGCTTTCGCCAAAGAAAATAACATTAATTGGAGAGAAGACAGTAGTAATGCATCGGATAAATATTTAAGAAATAAAATTCGCCACGATTTGGTTCCTTTGTTGAAAGAATTGAACCCACATTTTATGGAGGCTTTTAGCAAGACGCAAACCTATTTACAAGATGCGGCGGGTATGGTAGAGGACGCATCGATTATGGTTTATCAGCAAGTGGTAACCCAAGACGAAGATTTGATATATATTGACCTTAAACAATTGTTGCGTTTGCCTAATTACCAATCTTATTTATACCAATGGTTGAAGGAATTTGGGTTTACGGCTTGGGAAGATATATATGATTTGGTTGAAAGCGTGTCAGGAAAACAAATTTTCTCGTCTCTTTTCAGATTGCTAAAAGATCGTGACCAATTAATATTGAGTCCTATTGAAAGAGAAGACGAAGAGGATTATTATGAAATCCAAAGAGAAACTACAGACGTTAATGTTCCCTTAAAACTGTCGATTTGCAAAGTAGATAGCATTTCTAATCCTTCAAATACATCTATATTTGTGGACGAAGATTTATTGCAGTTTCCACTGGTTTTACAAAAATGGAACGAAGGCGATATTTTTCAACCGTTCGGGATGAATGGCAAGTCTAAGAAAGTGAGCAAACTATTTAAAGACGAAAAATTATCCTTGGTAGAAAAAGAAAGTGTATGGATTCTTTGGTCAGGAGAAACCATCGTTTGGGTCATTGGATTGCGACAAGATGAACGATTTAAGGTTTTGGCAACCACTAAAAATATTCTAAAAATACAATTACAATAA